CCTTGCGTACGGCATCTACGGCCTCATTGACGAGCTTCATGAGGTGAAAGCGATCGAAGGTGACCTGGGCGTTGGGCAGGTGTTCTGCGGCCCCTTTTTGGAAGGCTGGCGAGAGGTCCATGCTGACCTCCGTAATGGCCTCGGCGCTGCCGCCATGGGCCTGCAGATCTTCGGCGAACTGCGCAAAAGTCTCGGCATCCTTGCCGGGTGTGGCAAACAGCAGGCGCTTCGCCACGAGGTCCACAAACAGGGTGATGTAATCATGGCCGCGCCGGCTGCTCGTCTCATCGATACCGACGGAATGGACCTCTGACATGTCCGCGGCCTCGCGGGCCTTGGCGACGTAATGATCGAGCACCCGCCAGAGTCGCTGGTCCGTCTCCCGCACTAGGCGGGAGACCGTCAACACGGGCATCTCCCGGACCATGGCCATGACTAGAGCCTCAAAGAGCAGCGTGAATCCCGAGCCTTCCCGCGCCCAAGGGACGGATACCAAATGCACGCCGTGTTCCGGGCAATGGACCCGTGGTACGCGGGCATGGAGATAAGCCGCATGCTGGAAGAAGTCGAGGTGACGCCAGACCTTCTCCTGGGTGTCATAGACCGGGCAGTCCTGGCCGCAGACCGGACAGGGAAACTGACTACCCCTTGGGAAGTTCACATGCAGGTCCAGGCGCTTTTCCTCCACCGTGAACCGCACATCGTCCACCATCCACGGCGGAACCAACCCCAACGCCAGAGTGAACAGTTGATTACCTTGGTCCATCCTTATCCTCAGCTCGCTGCCCTTCCCATAAAGCAATCATACCGCCTTACCCACTCAATGTGTCGAGGAGCCCAGTATCCTCTGTAAGCTTGGATGCGAGCCGCCACGGACTTTTTCAGCTAGAGCGGAGACTCATAGGATGACACTTTATTGTTAGAAATTTTGGTTATGTAACTGATATCGTTTCGTTCTGGGATGAAACATTAGCCTTAACGGCAAATCCAGAACGAAAAGAATTAAATGGTTATAGCTGTTTTAGGATGACACTTTATTGTTGGTGAACACCGCCTTCGATTGGAAACGTACTAGCTATCAAACTCTTCCCGGTAAATCTAACGCCCGAGCCAAGCGGCCAAATCGATCGCGAAGCGATTGATTGGTCCGCTTGAGCGAACTGTTAGGGGCGATCATAGCAATCGAGTTCCCAGCGGCACCGGCTTGTCTGGAATGCACAACGCCACCTCGCCGAGCTCGTTGTGAAATCCCGTGACCAGACACTCCGACATGATTGGTCCGATCTGCTTTCGCGGGAAGTTAACAACCGCAACGACGAGCCGGCCGACAAGGTCCTCCGGTTTGTAGAGCGCGGTGATCTGAGCACTAGACTTTTTGATGCCAAACTGCTCGCCGAAATCGACGTGAAGAATGTAGGCGGGCTTTCTGGCCCCCACAAATTCGACTGCCTCAATGATCTTGCCAACTCGAATCTCAACCTTCAGGAAGTCATCAAAACTGATCGTATCCATGCGACTAACGTCCGATGCGCCTAACGCACAGCATCAGCAGGGGTGCGCAACGCCGCCAGCTGCATGCTATTGTTAGCCAGCCCCATAGGCCTTATTTCGCCGTTCCAATGGGCTGCAAGCAACGCAATCCTGTCCTCGTATCGCTGCGCATGCCGATCTTGAGCGGCGAGGAGAAACAAGACGTGAGGCGTTCGGAAAGCCTCCACGAAGCACGCCCCGGTGCAGGCACGTAGGTCTGCCGCAAGACGCTCCGCGAAAGGCTGGCGGGGTTTACGAGGAAAGTGCTGGTAGATGAGCACCGAACAACCGGCCTTCCAAAGACCCTCGACTTCGTTCCAAGTGACGTACTTTGAGGAGCCTTTTCGACCGACGGGCTTTGACGGGACCTCGATGCCGTTGTCGGGATCGACGAACACGAGATCGACGCCGGAGGCGACGCGAAATAACTCCGTCCGCCACTGGTCACGTTCCGTCCGTCCATCTGGGACCACCGCCGAGAAGTAGGATGCTCTGGGCAGCAAGTCGGATGCTTCGATGAGTGACACCGAAGGCTGCTGCGCCGTGCAAAGGAGACCGGCCAGGCCCGCGAACAGAGCGGGGTCGTAGGCCGACCACCTGTCTGCTACATCGAGGTACGATCGGAATCCTCCGTCCCCGCCACCATCGTCCGACGTCAGCATCCAAGCGACCAGAAGACGGCCGCCGCCATCCGACTGCAAAGCACGCAGGAGACCGTACTTGCGGTAGTCGTTGACGTCACCGAAGTACTGATTCTTCATCGTTTGCCGTCCTTGTCTGACGCACATAAATTAGGCCGAACCACGGGAGTATTATGTTACCACCGGTGCAAAATGACCCACTAGCGCCGGGGGAAAATTGCCCCACCTTAGGCGAGAATGGCGGCTTTGAGCTGCCGACATGTTGACCCCGGAGCAAGCAGTGGAGATCAAAATATTGGCCCGACAGGGCATGGGTATCCGATCCATCGCGCGGGAGTTGGGGATATCACGCAACACGGTGCGTCGCTACCTGCAGGAGAACCCGGAGCCTGGCCGTTATCGCAGGCGGGCGGCAGCGCCAACCAAGCTGGATCCCTTTAAAGCCTATTTGCAGGGTCACGTGGAAGCGGCCCGGCCGCATTGGATACCTGCCACGATGCTGTTGCGGGAGATTCAGGCTCAGGGCTATGGCGGTGGGATACACGCAACTCAAAGCGTATTTGGTACCCTTTCGGAAGCCCACCTCGGAGCCTTTGTTCCGTTTCGAGACGGCGCCAGGGCAGCAGATGCAAGCGGATTTCACTACCATCCGGCTGGGCCGAAATCCCCTCAAGGCCTTTGTGGCCACCTTGGGGTACAGTCGGGCCAGTTTCGTGCGTTTCTGCAGCCACGAAGACGGCGAATCTTGGCTGGAGGGGTTACGCTTGGCCTTCGCCCACTTTGGCGGA
This sequence is a window from Acidithiobacillus sp. AMEEHan. Protein-coding genes within it:
- a CDS encoding ISL3 family transposase, which translates into the protein MDQGNQLFTLALGLVPPWMVDDVRFTVEEKRLDLHVNFPRGSQFPCPVCGQDCPVYDTQEKVWRHLDFFQHAAYLHARVPRVHCPEHGVHLVSVPWAREGSGFTLLFEALVMAMVREMPVLTVSRLVRETDQRLWRVLDHYVAKAREAADMSEVHSVGIDETSSRRGHDYITLFVDLVAKRLLFATPGKDAETFAQFAEDLQAHGGSAEAITEVSMDLSPAFQKGAAEHLPNAQVTFDRFHLMKLVNEAVDAVRKGEALSQPDLKKSRWLWLKNPGKLSAKQSARLREILKNQNLKTAQAYQLRLTFQEIFTVQNRHQGATLLKAWVENVKDSGLPPMVKVAYTVMNHWDGVLRWFESQITNGILEGFNSLLQSAKAKARGYRTHKNFINMAYLILGKLDLRLPT
- a CDS encoding tRNA-binding protein, with the translated sequence MDTISFDDFLKVEIRVGKIIEAVEFVGARKPAYILHVDFGEQFGIKKSSAQITALYKPEDLVGRLVVAVVNFPRKQIGPIMSECLVTGFHNELGEVALCIPDKPVPLGTRLL